One stretch of Mus pahari chromosome 15, PAHARI_EIJ_v1.1, whole genome shotgun sequence DNA includes these proteins:
- the Etf1 gene encoding eukaryotic peptide chain release factor subunit 1 gives MADDPSAADRNVEIWKIKKLIKSLEAARGNGTSMISLIIPPKDQISRVAKMLADEFGTASNIKSRVNRLSVLGAITSVQQRLKLYNKVPPNGLVVYCGTIVTEEGKEKKVNIDFEPFKPINTSLYLCDNKFHTEALTALLSDDSKFGFIVIDGSGALFGTLQGNTREVLHKFTVDLPKKHGRGGQSALRFARLRMEKRHNYVRKVAETAVQLFISGDKVNVAGLVLAGSADFKTELSQSDMFDQRLQSKVLKLVDISYGGENGFNQAIELSTEVLSNVKFIQEKKLIGRYFDEISQDTGKYCFGVEDTLKALEMGAVEILIVYENLDIMRYVLHCQGTEEEKILYLTPEQEKDKSHFTDKETGQEHELIESMPLLEWFANNYKKFGATLEIVTDKSQEGSQFVKGFGGIGGILRYRVDFQGMEYQGGDDEFFDLDDY, from the exons CAATGGCACGAGCATGATATCGCTGATCATTCCTCCCAAAGACCAGATTTCACGAGTGGCAAAAATGTTAGCAGATGAGTTTGGAACTGCATCTAACATTAAGTCACGAGTAAACCGCCTTTCAGTCCTCGGAGCCATCACATCTGTACAACAGAGACTCAAACTTTATAACAAAG TACCTCCAAATGGTCTGGTTGTTTACTGTGGAACAATTgtaacagaagaaggaaaggaaaagaaagttaacATTGACTTTGAACCTTTCAAACCAATTAATACATCACTGTATTTGTGCGACAACAAGTTTCATACAGAG GCTCTTACAGCGTTACTTTCAGATGACAGCAAGTTTGGTTTTATTGTAATAGACGGCAGTGGTGCTCTTTTTGGCACACTCCAAGGAAACACCAGAGAAGTCCTACACAAGTTCACTGTGGATCTCCCAAAGAAACACG GCAGAGGAGGTCAATCAGCCTTGCGATTTGCCCGTTTAAGAATGGAAAAGAGACATAACTATGTTCGGAAAGTAGCCGAGACTGCTGTGCAGCTGTTTATTTCTGGAGACAAAGTGAATGTGGCTGGTTTGGTTTTAGCTGGATCAGCTGACTTTAAAACTGAACTAAGTCAATCTGACATGTTTGACCAG AGGTTGCaatctaaagttttaaaattagttgATATATCCTATGGTGGTGAAAATGGATTCAACCAAGCTATTGAATTATCTACTGAAGTTCTCTCCAACGTGAAGTTCATTCAAGAGAAGAAATTAATAG GACGATACTTTGATGAAATTAGCCAGGACACAGGCAAGTACTGTTTTGGAGTTGAAGATACACTAAAGGCTTTGGAAATGGGAGCTGTAGAAATTCTAATAGTCTATGAAAATCTGGATATAATGAGATACGTTCTTCATTGCCAAGGCAcagaag AGGAGAAAATTCTCTATTTAACTCCAGAACAAGAGAAGGATAAATCTCACTTCACAGACAAAGAG ACTGGACAAGAACACGAACTGATAGAAAGCATGCCTCTCTTGGAATGGTTTGCTAACAACTATAAAAAATTTGGAGCTACATTAGAAATTGTCACAGATAAGTCACAAGAAGGATCACAGTTCGTGAAAGGATTTGGTGGGATTGGAG GTATCTTGCGGTACCGAGTAGATTTCCAGGGAATGGAGTACCAAGGAGGAGATGATGAATTTTTTGACCTTGATGACTACTAG